A window of the Gemmatirosa kalamazoonensis genome harbors these coding sequences:
- a CDS encoding sedoheptulose 7-phosphate cyclase produces MIAALRAGARASALLALLALVLSAVACDPCSGLASCNGDPTLALTGQFVVRGTGRPVSGVRVDVVPVAGATGGSATTGSDGFWQLELPATATGDVTVDVQVTPPSPYPSYRVPAVHASASTRRGEGNVLGRWVVDPYVNYLAEIRSRFGGFGVYGATVHFMRTGGVAATPNSVDRITDEAGRFGFELAPNGGTLGDVIGDLYVVKPGLTSGTWIRGARIPVVYRDDPLAVQGVFPIGFFLTYVAEIYDRGTGRPLANADIQFVRTSGIAISPSTVVRHTDASGRTLLDLTPSAEGEVVGDISFVRPGSTTPVVLRGVRLTTYDSLETRLLRLGFGDRLAYAGELQFRGTHARAANVPVEFRRTGGIQVETPVLRSTTDVNGRFPIITATSESGELVGDLVVDPAGPLQQTYTGIRLATFPSDEVRFAGVWGVGDQILYAGEFFNRATGQRQAGIDVEFRRTGGVNVTQPVFTSRTDANGRFLIAPPTQESGEVVGELRARTPSGFVTVVPNVHLKTQRDDSLRLAGVWGFGPSLLYAGEILNAANDRPVAGAHVTFERTGGIAVSPARIDATTDANGRFPLIMTTADSGSVIGTLTVRPPAPWADAPIVYPNVSITTFDSDELRLFGVWRIPPPPAVRAP; encoded by the coding sequence GTGATCGCGGCGCTGCGTGCCGGCGCGCGCGCGAGCGCGCTCCTCGCGCTGCTCGCGCTGGTGCTGTCGGCGGTGGCGTGCGATCCGTGCTCCGGTCTCGCGTCCTGCAACGGCGACCCGACACTCGCGCTCACCGGGCAGTTCGTGGTGCGCGGCACCGGCCGGCCGGTGTCCGGCGTACGCGTCGACGTCGTGCCGGTCGCCGGCGCGACGGGCGGGTCCGCGACGACCGGGAGCGACGGCTTCTGGCAGCTCGAGCTGCCGGCCACCGCGACCGGCGACGTGACGGTCGACGTGCAGGTCACGCCGCCGTCGCCGTACCCGAGCTACCGCGTGCCGGCCGTGCACGCGAGCGCGTCGACGCGGCGCGGCGAGGGGAACGTGCTCGGACGATGGGTGGTCGACCCGTACGTGAACTACCTCGCGGAGATCCGCTCGCGCTTCGGCGGCTTCGGCGTGTACGGCGCGACCGTGCACTTCATGCGTACCGGCGGCGTGGCGGCGACGCCGAACAGCGTCGACCGCATCACCGACGAGGCGGGCCGGTTCGGCTTCGAGCTCGCGCCTAACGGTGGCACGCTCGGCGACGTCATCGGCGACCTGTACGTCGTGAAGCCGGGGCTCACCAGCGGCACGTGGATCCGCGGCGCGCGCATCCCGGTCGTGTACCGCGACGATCCGCTGGCCGTGCAGGGCGTGTTCCCGATCGGCTTCTTCCTCACGTACGTCGCGGAGATCTACGACCGCGGCACCGGGCGCCCGCTCGCGAACGCCGACATCCAGTTCGTGCGCACGAGTGGCATCGCCATCTCGCCGTCCACCGTCGTCCGACACACCGACGCGAGCGGTCGCACGCTGCTCGACCTCACGCCCTCCGCGGAGGGCGAGGTGGTCGGCGACATCAGCTTCGTGCGGCCGGGGAGCACCACGCCCGTGGTGCTGCGTGGCGTGCGGCTCACGACGTACGACTCGCTCGAGACGCGGCTGCTGCGACTCGGCTTCGGCGATCGGCTCGCGTACGCCGGCGAGCTGCAGTTCCGGGGCACGCACGCGCGCGCGGCGAACGTGCCGGTCGAGTTCCGGCGCACGGGCGGCATCCAGGTCGAGACGCCGGTGCTGCGCTCGACGACCGACGTGAACGGCCGCTTCCCGATCATCACGGCGACGAGCGAGAGCGGGGAGCTGGTGGGCGACCTCGTCGTGGATCCGGCCGGGCCGCTGCAGCAGACGTACACCGGCATCCGGCTCGCGACGTTCCCGAGCGACGAGGTGCGCTTCGCGGGCGTGTGGGGCGTCGGCGACCAGATCCTGTACGCGGGCGAGTTCTTCAACCGCGCGACGGGACAGCGCCAGGCGGGCATCGACGTCGAGTTCCGCCGCACCGGCGGCGTGAACGTGACGCAGCCGGTGTTCACGAGCCGCACCGACGCGAACGGCCGCTTCCTCATCGCGCCGCCGACGCAGGAGAGCGGGGAAGTGGTCGGCGAGCTGCGCGCGCGGACGCCGTCGGGCTTCGTGACCGTGGTGCCTAACGTGCACCTGAAGACGCAGCGCGACGACTCGCTGCGCCTCGCGGGAGTGTGGGGGTTCGGCCCGAGCCTGCTGTATGCGGGCGAGATCCTGAACGCGGCGAACGATCGTCCGGTCGCTGGTGCGCACGTCACGTTCGAGCGCACGGGCGGCATCGCCGTCTCGCCGGCGCGCATCGACGCGACGACGGACGCGAACGGCCGGTTCCCGCTCATCATGACGACGGCGGACTCCGGCAGCGTGATCGGCACGCTCACCGTGCGGCCGCCCGCGCCGTGGGCCGACGCGCCGATCGTGTACCCGAACGTGAGCATCACGACGTTCGACAGCGACGAGCTGCGGCTGTTCGGCGTGTGGCGCATCCCGCCGCCGCCCGCGGTGCGCGCGCCATGA
- a CDS encoding capsule assembly Wzi family protein yields the protein MARRSGAALAVACWASACAHPSRSTPSPVLAPLGGVVEDRARVMQLTSHATTDGTLLRTPSTALGTRAAAGLHVLLPSATLVYNDAIAYGPNLGNLWAGRGTNVLASAGAAYDGRYVRVVVAPEVAHSDNRVFEVLPGLVRGRSTFSSPWHAGVASADLPLRFGTAPITLVSPGQSSLTVRAGAVAVGVSSEEQWWGPGIRNALLLSNNAGSVPHAFLRTSRPLRTPLGAVEARWIVGALTESTFFDSIPSNDTRSLGALAVTLRPSIAPNVTLGVAHSVVRAAPRGRVPASALFDPLTRWRAGAQLDTAARPFSAQSDTTRDADDLVALWARWVFPNDGLEIYGETVRAGVPRQLREWLLVPQAGFGYTIGLQWAGAARARGRLRWQAEVSSVEQTADFAGRALADLYTGAATPQGFTQRGRVLGAATGPGSSSQFVGADWLATGWQAGLTATRVRWENDAMYRQAAPNFFRHDVSLLFGVRGGLLLPHATVLASFEAGRRDNYLFQNGFNNPGGFRTIDVPMTTARITVTAR from the coding sequence GTGGCGCGCAGGTCGGGCGCGGCCCTCGCGGTCGCGTGTTGGGCGTCGGCGTGTGCGCATCCGTCGCGCTCCACGCCGTCGCCGGTGCTCGCCCCGCTCGGCGGCGTGGTGGAGGACCGCGCGCGCGTGATGCAGCTCACGTCCCACGCGACGACCGATGGCACGTTGCTGCGCACCCCGTCGACCGCGTTGGGCACGCGCGCCGCGGCGGGCCTCCACGTGCTGCTGCCGTCGGCGACGCTCGTGTACAACGACGCCATCGCGTACGGGCCGAACCTCGGCAACCTGTGGGCGGGACGCGGCACGAACGTGCTCGCGTCGGCGGGCGCGGCGTACGACGGCCGCTACGTGCGGGTAGTCGTCGCGCCCGAGGTCGCGCACTCGGACAACCGGGTGTTCGAGGTGCTGCCGGGGCTCGTGCGCGGGCGGAGCACGTTCTCGTCGCCGTGGCACGCGGGCGTCGCGTCGGCCGATCTGCCGCTCCGCTTCGGTACGGCGCCGATCACGCTCGTGTCGCCTGGGCAATCGTCGCTCACCGTGCGCGCGGGCGCCGTCGCGGTCGGCGTGTCGAGCGAGGAGCAGTGGTGGGGGCCGGGCATCCGCAACGCGCTGCTCCTCAGCAACAACGCCGGCTCGGTGCCGCACGCGTTCCTGCGCACGTCGCGGCCGCTGCGCACGCCACTCGGCGCGGTGGAGGCGCGATGGATCGTCGGCGCGCTCACCGAGTCGACGTTCTTCGATTCCATCCCATCGAACGACACGCGCTCGCTCGGCGCGCTCGCCGTCACGCTGCGCCCATCGATCGCGCCTAACGTGACGCTCGGCGTCGCGCACAGCGTCGTGCGCGCGGCGCCGCGCGGACGCGTGCCGGCGAGCGCGCTGTTCGATCCGCTCACACGGTGGCGCGCGGGCGCGCAGCTCGACACCGCGGCGCGGCCATTCTCCGCCCAGTCGGACACGACGCGCGACGCGGACGATCTCGTGGCGCTGTGGGCGCGGTGGGTGTTCCCGAACGACGGGCTCGAGATCTACGGCGAGACCGTGCGCGCCGGCGTGCCGCGGCAGCTGCGCGAGTGGCTGCTCGTACCGCAGGCCGGCTTCGGCTACACCATCGGCCTGCAGTGGGCGGGTGCCGCGCGCGCGCGCGGTCGGCTGCGCTGGCAGGCGGAGGTGTCGAGCGTGGAGCAGACGGCCGACTTCGCGGGACGCGCGCTCGCCGATCTGTACACCGGCGCCGCGACGCCGCAGGGATTCACCCAGCGCGGGCGCGTGCTCGGCGCGGCCACGGGGCCGGGGAGCTCGTCGCAGTTCGTCGGCGCGGACTGGCTCGCGACGGGCTGGCAGGCGGGGCTCACCGCGACGCGCGTGCGCTGGGAGAACGACGCGATGTACCGACAGGCCGCGCCCAACTTCTTCCGCCACGACGTGAGCCTGCTGTTCGGCGTGCGCGGCGGGCTGCTGCTGCCGCACGCGACGGTGCTCGCATCGTTCGAGGCGGGGCGCCGCGACAACTACCTGTTCCAGAACGGCTTCAACAACCCGGGTGGATTCCGCACGATCGACGTGCCGATGACGACGGCGCGCATCACGGTGACGGCGCGGTGA
- a CDS encoding flippase, with protein MTTPTQPTAPSATSASLTATRLLARNVVLNLIGWALPALLAVVAVPPLVRALGVERFGVLSLAWTLIGQFSLLDLGLSRALTQVVSERIAHAEDAEVPGLVHAALLVMLGAGCAAGVAVAAAAPWLVTHAMHASPSLWPDALAAVRWLAVAVPIVVVSAGCRAVLEALQRFDWINALRLPLGMATVLAPLVSVRFSHAVAPAIALLVAARALLALAHAWALARAYPPVRRSHALPWRAVRALLGYGGWMTVSNVLNPLLVTGDRFVISGLISVAALTYYATPQELVTKLWLFTSALLPVLFPAVAATYRSAPERAALLYERAARVTLLCLFPPVLAGLLFAPEGLRLWLGQDFATRSAALTRVLLLAVFVNTVGQSAYTVVQAARRPDVTGKLHLAQIVPYGLALAWAVPRHGLLGAAVVWGARVVVDSALSFVAAGWLLPAARRVTVRCASYLAALCVTAAVLTWIAPPSVAGRALLLGGTLLCFAWLAWRWLLAAHERALVVARVSRVADRAPVLDTPR; from the coding sequence ATGACGACCCCCACGCAGCCGACCGCGCCGTCCGCGACGTCCGCGTCGCTCACGGCGACGCGGCTGCTCGCGCGCAACGTCGTGCTGAACCTGATCGGCTGGGCGCTGCCCGCGCTGCTCGCCGTCGTCGCGGTGCCGCCACTCGTGCGCGCGCTCGGCGTGGAACGGTTCGGCGTGCTGAGTCTCGCGTGGACGCTGATCGGCCAGTTCAGCCTCCTCGACCTCGGGTTGAGCCGCGCGCTCACCCAGGTCGTCTCCGAGCGAATCGCGCACGCCGAGGACGCCGAGGTGCCGGGGCTCGTGCACGCGGCGCTGCTCGTGATGCTCGGCGCCGGCTGCGCGGCGGGCGTCGCGGTCGCCGCCGCGGCGCCGTGGCTCGTGACCCATGCCATGCACGCGTCGCCCTCTCTGTGGCCCGACGCCCTTGCCGCGGTGCGCTGGCTCGCGGTCGCGGTGCCGATCGTCGTGGTGAGCGCGGGATGCCGCGCGGTGCTCGAGGCGCTGCAGCGGTTCGACTGGATCAACGCGCTGCGGCTGCCGTTGGGCATGGCGACGGTGCTCGCGCCGCTCGTCAGCGTGCGCTTCTCGCACGCCGTCGCGCCCGCGATCGCGCTGCTCGTGGCCGCGCGCGCGCTGCTCGCGCTCGCGCACGCGTGGGCGCTGGCGCGCGCATATCCGCCGGTGCGGCGCTCGCACGCGCTGCCGTGGCGCGCCGTGCGCGCGCTGCTCGGCTACGGTGGCTGGATGACCGTGAGCAACGTGCTCAACCCGCTCCTCGTCACCGGCGACCGGTTCGTCATCAGCGGGCTGATCTCGGTCGCCGCGCTCACGTACTACGCGACGCCGCAGGAGCTGGTCACGAAGCTCTGGCTGTTCACGTCCGCGCTGCTGCCGGTGCTGTTCCCGGCCGTCGCGGCGACGTATCGCTCGGCGCCGGAGCGCGCCGCGCTGCTCTACGAGCGCGCGGCGCGCGTCACGCTGCTCTGTCTCTTCCCGCCGGTGCTCGCGGGGCTGCTGTTCGCGCCCGAGGGGCTGCGGCTGTGGCTCGGCCAGGACTTCGCGACGCGCAGCGCGGCGCTCACGCGCGTGCTGCTGCTCGCGGTGTTCGTGAACACGGTCGGGCAGTCGGCGTACACCGTCGTCCAGGCCGCGCGACGACCCGACGTGACCGGCAAGCTGCACCTCGCGCAGATCGTGCCCTACGGCCTCGCGCTCGCGTGGGCGGTGCCGCGCCACGGGCTGCTCGGCGCCGCGGTCGTGTGGGGCGCGCGCGTCGTCGTGGATTCGGCGCTGTCGTTCGTCGCGGCGGGCTGGCTGCTGCCGGCCGCTCGACGCGTCACGGTGCGGTGCGCGAGCTACCTCGCGGCGCTCTGCGTCACGGCCGCAGTGCTCACGTGGATCGCGCCGCCGTCGGTGGCCGGCCGCGCGTTGTTGCTCGGCGGCACGCTGCTGTGCTTCGCGTGGCTAGCGTGGCGCTGGCTGCTCGCCGCGCACGAGCGCGCGCTCGTCGTCGCGCGCGTGTCGCGCGTCGCCGACCGTGCCCCCGTGCTCGACACGCCGCGCTGA
- a CDS encoding glycosyltransferase family 4 protein → MTTAASTLLVDARVLHASGLGRYLRELLAEWLRDPPFRSIELLGDPDALGAFLDAHPTGASVRVVPHAGRVYSARSQWSWLAARLARGARERVTFFPHWDVPLALFPRRSVVTVHDITPFRVPDAFTPGKRALGRPMLRHAVRRATRVVCVGQATASDLGEWFPSVARKLVAVPNGVSQRFFGRPPGPPPLDESYVLCVGNQKPHKNLGAAVDVLAALRPQFPSLRLVVAGGRDTPTPIARARAAELGLGDAVVELGAVDDDLLHRCYAGAAALLFPSRYEGFGLPVVEAMAAGAPVVASSTPAVREVVGGAAPVYDPDDVRGMAAEVRTLLTDPTLRATRIADGRERASQFSWARAARETARVLHDAAGEARAPARRPLTAERA, encoded by the coding sequence GTGACGACGGCCGCGTCCACGCTGCTCGTCGACGCGCGCGTGCTGCATGCGTCGGGGCTCGGGCGCTACCTGCGCGAGCTGCTCGCGGAGTGGCTGCGCGATCCGCCGTTCCGGTCGATCGAGCTGCTCGGCGATCCCGATGCGTTGGGCGCGTTCCTCGACGCGCATCCCACCGGCGCCTCCGTGCGCGTGGTGCCGCACGCGGGGCGCGTGTACTCGGCGCGCAGCCAGTGGTCGTGGCTCGCCGCCCGTCTCGCCCGCGGGGCGCGCGAGCGCGTGACGTTCTTCCCGCACTGGGACGTGCCGCTCGCGCTCTTCCCTCGGCGGTCCGTCGTCACGGTGCACGACATCACGCCGTTCCGCGTGCCCGACGCGTTCACGCCCGGGAAGCGCGCGCTCGGTCGGCCGATGCTGCGGCACGCGGTGCGGCGCGCGACGCGCGTGGTGTGCGTCGGGCAGGCGACGGCGAGCGATCTCGGCGAGTGGTTCCCCTCGGTCGCGCGCAAGCTCGTCGCGGTGCCTAACGGCGTGTCGCAGCGGTTCTTCGGCCGGCCGCCGGGCCCTCCGCCGCTCGACGAGTCGTACGTGCTCTGCGTCGGCAACCAGAAGCCGCACAAGAACCTCGGGGCGGCGGTCGACGTGCTCGCGGCGCTGCGGCCGCAGTTCCCGTCGCTGCGCCTCGTCGTCGCCGGCGGGCGCGACACGCCGACGCCGATCGCGCGCGCGCGTGCCGCGGAGCTCGGGCTCGGCGACGCGGTCGTCGAGCTCGGCGCGGTGGACGACGATCTGCTCCACCGGTGCTACGCCGGCGCGGCGGCGCTGCTGTTCCCGTCGCGCTACGAGGGCTTCGGGCTCCCGGTCGTCGAGGCGATGGCCGCCGGCGCGCCGGTGGTCGCGTCGTCGACGCCTGCGGTACGCGAGGTGGTCGGCGGCGCCGCACCGGTCTACGACCCCGACGACGTGCGCGGCATGGCCGCCGAGGTCCGCACGCTGCTCACCGATCCGACGCTGCGCGCGACGCGCATCGCCGACGGGCGCGAGCGGGCGTCCCAGTTCTCGTGGGCGCGCGCGGCGCGCGAGACGGCCCGCGTGCTGCACGACGCGGCGGGCGAGGCACGCGCGCCGGCTCGACGCCCACTCACCGCGGAGCGCGCGTGA
- a CDS encoding GNVR domain-containing protein gives MTAFAPVVSTRPGAVAETIDLFDVGRSLRRQWLAIALGLALGLAAAAAVLLLAPRRFVGESTVLLRSATDPSASLLSRVGLPTDLGGGALGNAIKSPMETELALLASRDVIGSVVDSLGLQARVLGRAGVPSRWLIQPAPYAGAFRKQRFAFDRQPDGRYRVTGDSVSLLAAPGTPFRLPVVGTVTLVPRPALASFRVQFDDREDAVQRLGERLGVDKRGGEVAAVGYTASDSVTAAEVPNAIVETYLARRRTVDRGVNTRRYEFLVLQADSVSRQLAVAENALRREQEASGVFDPELSGRTGVEAARALREQAGALEVERRAIGQLLADVQAGRLSPRQLAAYPSFLKSDAVNALLTQMSGLETQRTMTLERRTEKDPEIVAMSGSIAQLERQLVPLARAYQQSLDQQVGEVDRQLAVVESRLTVLPGQAEASVQRQRDVKRLSQTLLALQSQIVDTRLAAIGEGGQVRQIDVAESPKRPAFPRPVPTLLVGALGGLLLGTVWALFRGARRMVVPWDVERATGLPGVVVRPGEPVLLGAGVRSGTILVLGAEAGHDAACAAVARAVGASLEQRGLGVIVVDGQDGQDHAALRAAVAVAEVERDVVVVAARTLRDPATVALLEPPRRVLLAARAGATPRRAIVDALDALSRLAVPCLGVALLEPDAWRVDAPRPARPTTDLRLAPRATSAPRDELPAAVTGDGR, from the coding sequence ATGACGGCGTTCGCTCCCGTCGTCTCCACGCGCCCGGGCGCCGTCGCGGAGACGATCGACCTGTTCGACGTCGGTCGGTCGCTGCGCCGGCAGTGGCTCGCGATCGCGCTCGGCCTCGCGCTCGGTCTCGCCGCCGCGGCCGCGGTGCTGCTGCTCGCGCCGCGCCGCTTCGTGGGCGAGTCGACGGTGCTGCTGCGGAGCGCGACCGACCCGAGCGCGTCGCTCCTCTCGCGCGTCGGGCTGCCGACGGACCTCGGCGGCGGTGCGCTCGGCAACGCGATCAAGTCGCCGATGGAGACCGAGCTCGCGCTCCTCGCGAGCCGCGACGTCATCGGGTCGGTGGTCGATTCGTTAGGCCTGCAGGCGCGCGTGCTCGGGCGCGCGGGTGTGCCGAGCCGCTGGCTGATCCAGCCGGCGCCGTACGCCGGCGCGTTCCGCAAGCAGCGCTTCGCGTTCGACCGGCAGCCGGACGGCCGCTACCGCGTCACCGGCGACAGCGTGTCGCTGCTCGCCGCGCCCGGAACGCCGTTCCGCCTGCCGGTGGTCGGCACCGTCACGCTCGTGCCGCGGCCGGCGCTAGCGAGCTTCCGCGTACAGTTCGACGACCGCGAGGACGCCGTGCAGCGCCTCGGCGAGCGGCTCGGCGTCGACAAGCGCGGCGGCGAGGTGGCCGCCGTCGGCTACACGGCGAGCGATTCCGTGACCGCGGCCGAGGTGCCTAACGCGATCGTCGAGACCTACCTCGCGCGGCGCCGCACCGTGGACCGCGGCGTGAACACGCGCCGTTACGAGTTCCTCGTGCTGCAGGCGGACAGCGTGTCGCGGCAGCTCGCGGTGGCGGAGAACGCGCTGCGCCGCGAGCAGGAGGCGAGCGGCGTGTTCGACCCCGAGCTGAGCGGGCGCACGGGCGTCGAGGCGGCGCGCGCGCTGCGCGAGCAGGCGGGCGCGCTGGAGGTGGAGCGCCGCGCCATCGGGCAGCTGCTGGCCGACGTGCAGGCGGGGCGCCTGTCGCCGCGCCAGCTCGCGGCGTACCCGAGCTTCCTGAAGAGCGACGCCGTCAACGCGCTGCTCACGCAGATGTCCGGGCTCGAGACGCAGCGCACGATGACCCTCGAGCGCCGCACGGAGAAGGACCCCGAGATCGTCGCGATGAGCGGGAGCATCGCGCAGCTCGAGCGACAGCTCGTGCCGCTCGCGCGCGCGTATCAGCAGTCGCTCGACCAGCAGGTGGGCGAGGTGGACCGGCAGCTCGCGGTCGTCGAGTCGCGCCTCACGGTGCTGCCGGGGCAGGCCGAGGCGAGCGTGCAGCGGCAGCGCGACGTGAAGCGGCTGTCGCAGACGCTGCTCGCGCTCCAGTCGCAGATCGTCGACACGCGCCTCGCCGCGATCGGCGAGGGCGGCCAGGTGCGGCAGATCGACGTCGCGGAGTCGCCGAAGCGGCCCGCGTTCCCGCGGCCGGTGCCGACGCTGCTCGTCGGTGCGCTCGGCGGGCTGCTGTTAGGCACCGTGTGGGCGCTGTTCCGCGGCGCGCGGCGCATGGTGGTGCCGTGGGACGTGGAGCGCGCGACGGGGCTGCCGGGCGTGGTGGTGCGGCCGGGCGAGCCGGTGCTGCTCGGCGCCGGCGTGCGCTCGGGGACGATCCTCGTCCTCGGCGCCGAGGCGGGACACGACGCGGCGTGCGCCGCGGTGGCGCGCGCGGTCGGCGCGTCATTGGAGCAGCGCGGGCTCGGCGTGATCGTCGTCGACGGGCAGGACGGCCAGGATCACGCGGCGCTGCGCGCGGCGGTCGCCGTCGCGGAGGTCGAGCGCGACGTCGTCGTGGTCGCGGCGCGCACGCTGCGCGATCCGGCCACGGTCGCGCTGCTGGAGCCGCCGCGCCGCGTGCTGCTCGCCGCGCGCGCCGGGGCGACGCCCCGCCGCGCGATCGTCGACGCGCTCGACGCGCTGTCGCGTCTCGCCGTTCCTTGCCTCGGCGTCGCGCTGCTGGAGCCCGACGCGTGGCGCGTGGACGCGCCGCGCCCGGCGCGCCCGACCACCGATCTCCGGCTCGCGCCGCGCGCGACCTCCGCCCCCCGCGACGAGCTGCCGGCTGCCGTCACGGGCGATGGGCGCTGA
- a CDS encoding O-antigen ligase family protein, protein MGADALIPAAGGTLAAPRPRALAPHGLRPVTALRVAVAAMVLGNLGRVPVFSTAVKDAPLLMNDVALVVVLVLGAAACLRAQSLRLDRVALAALAFAAVGVFSAVVGARRFALTGTQLVFSLAYLARWLAYFGVYVVVVNGASRDDVPALWRTYERMALAFAGFGIVQSLFLPGFAQLVFPEETTTVRWDHQGHRMVSTLLDPNFAGAFVLLPLLVLLARLTYGERVPRWKLVVLFGALLMTVSRSTVLALVAGGIVLVAVRGLNRRLAAIGGGAALAILPFVPVLVRVAASFNKLTVDDSALKRVVSWVQALTVWGDNLWLGVGFNTYGFVLPRYGFEATAMNSSFSVDGGLLFIAVMTGIVGLLFYGRMLVVIGRRCRAVWRDAARDGFERGTALGVAAGTVAIVVHSAFVNSLLLPFIMEAQWLLWGLVFVIAASRPRAEAAP, encoded by the coding sequence ATGGGCGCTGACGCGCTGATCCCGGCCGCGGGCGGCACGCTCGCCGCGCCGCGCCCTCGTGCTCTCGCGCCGCACGGGCTGCGTCCCGTCACGGCGCTGCGCGTCGCCGTCGCGGCGATGGTGCTCGGCAACCTCGGTCGCGTGCCGGTGTTCAGCACGGCGGTGAAGGACGCGCCGCTGCTCATGAACGACGTCGCGCTCGTCGTGGTGCTGGTGCTCGGCGCCGCGGCCTGTCTCCGCGCGCAGTCGCTGCGGCTCGACCGCGTCGCGCTCGCGGCGCTCGCGTTCGCGGCGGTCGGCGTGTTCTCCGCGGTGGTCGGCGCGCGGCGGTTCGCGCTCACGGGCACGCAGCTCGTGTTCAGCCTCGCGTACCTCGCCCGGTGGCTGGCGTACTTCGGCGTGTACGTGGTGGTGGTGAACGGCGCGTCGCGCGACGACGTCCCGGCGCTGTGGCGCACCTACGAGCGCATGGCGCTCGCGTTCGCCGGCTTCGGGATCGTGCAGTCGCTGTTCCTGCCGGGCTTCGCACAGCTCGTCTTCCCCGAGGAGACGACGACGGTGCGCTGGGACCACCAGGGACACCGCATGGTGTCGACGCTGCTCGACCCGAACTTCGCCGGCGCGTTCGTGCTGCTGCCGCTGCTCGTGCTGCTCGCGCGGCTGACTTACGGCGAGCGCGTGCCGCGGTGGAAGCTCGTCGTGCTGTTCGGCGCGCTGCTCATGACGGTGTCGCGCAGCACGGTGCTCGCGCTCGTCGCCGGCGGCATCGTGCTCGTCGCCGTGCGGGGGCTCAACCGCCGGCTCGCGGCGATCGGCGGCGGCGCGGCGCTCGCCATCCTGCCGTTCGTGCCGGTGCTCGTGCGCGTCGCCGCGTCGTTCAACAAGCTCACCGTCGACGACTCGGCGCTGAAGCGCGTCGTGTCCTGGGTGCAGGCGCTCACCGTGTGGGGCGACAACCTGTGGCTGGGCGTCGGCTTCAACACGTACGGCTTCGTGCTGCCGCGCTACGGCTTCGAGGCCACGGCGATGAACAGCAGCTTCAGCGTCGACGGCGGGCTGCTGTTCATCGCGGTGATGACGGGGATCGTCGGCCTGCTGTTCTACGGCCGCATGCTCGTCGTCATCGGGCGGCGCTGCCGGGCGGTGTGGCGCGACGCGGCGCGCGACGGCTTCGAGCGGGGCACGGCGCTCGGCGTCGCCGCGGGCACCGTGGCGATCGTCGTGCACAGCGCGTTCGTGAACAGCCTGCTGCTGCCGTTCATCATGGAAGCGCAGTGGCTGCTGTGGGGGCTGGTGTTCGTGATCGCCGCCTCGCGGCCGCGCGCCGAGGCGGCGCCGTGA
- a CDS encoding glycosyltransferase family 4 protein — protein MTDTLRVGIDGRTLEAPRTGVGRYVFELCRALDACLPQAEFVVYAREPVELPVKSPRWTLRTERTPAARRLRNIGWLKMRVARLARDDALSVFWATAALLPARRLRVPTVSTVFDLNAWVVPETMPASHRIAMRALLPRDVTRADVVTAISHGTASRLAATFGARVSAVVPPAVGEAFTPASDAERKRVRDRYGLRGPFLLAVGTWEPRKNLALLVDAFVHGLRDGTLHGQRLALVGARGWKDADLARRVAAAAGDGAVVPLGFVPDADLPALYSAATAFVFPSRYEGFGIPVLEARACGATIVAADVPEIREAGGEEATYVPPRLTELRAALAAAAGGELPRSRDRGPPWSWLDSARVLADVLRRAAAGGSARRVEHGGTVGDARHARDDERALVRGEQPAPR, from the coding sequence GTGACCGACACGCTGCGGGTCGGCATCGACGGACGCACGCTGGAGGCACCGCGCACCGGCGTCGGACGCTACGTGTTCGAGCTGTGTCGCGCGCTCGACGCGTGCCTGCCGCAGGCCGAGTTCGTCGTGTACGCGCGCGAGCCGGTGGAGCTGCCGGTGAAGTCCCCACGCTGGACGCTGCGCACGGAGCGCACGCCGGCGGCCCGGCGGCTGCGGAACATCGGGTGGCTGAAGATGCGGGTCGCCAGGCTCGCGCGCGACGATGCGCTGTCGGTGTTCTGGGCGACGGCCGCGCTGCTTCCCGCGCGCCGCCTGCGCGTGCCGACGGTGAGCACCGTGTTCGACCTCAACGCGTGGGTGGTGCCGGAGACGATGCCGGCATCGCACCGCATCGCGATGCGTGCGCTGCTGCCGCGCGACGTCACGCGTGCCGACGTCGTCACGGCGATCTCCCACGGCACCGCATCGCGGCTCGCCGCGACGTTCGGCGCGCGCGTGTCGGCCGTCGTGCCGCCCGCGGTGGGCGAGGCGTTCACGCCCGCGTCGGACGCGGAGCGGAAGCGCGTGCGTGATCGATACGGTCTGCGCGGCCCGTTCCTGCTCGCCGTCGGCACGTGGGAGCCGCGCAAGAACCTCGCGCTGCTCGTCGACGCGTTCGTGCACGGGCTGCGCGACGGGACGCTGCACGGGCAGCGGCTCGCGCTCGTCGGCGCGCGCGGCTGGAAGGACGCCGACCTCGCGCGGCGCGTCGCCGCGGCGGCGGGCGACGGCGCCGTCGTGCCGCTCGGCTTCGTTCCCGACGCGGACCTCCCCGCCCTGTACTCGGCGGCGACGGCGTTCGTGTTCCCGTCGCGCTACGAGGGATTCGGCATCCCCGTGCTCGAGGCCCGCGCGTGCGGCGCGACGATCGTGGCGGCCGACGTGCCGGAGATCCGCGAGGCCGGCGGCGAGGAGGCGACGTACGTCCCGCCGCGCCTAACGGAGCTGCGCGCGGCGCTCGCGGCGGCGGCCGGCGGGGAGCTGCCGCGGAGCCGCGACCGCGGACCGCCGTGGAGCTGGCTGGACTCGGCGCGCGTGCTCGCGGACGTGCTGCGGCGCGCGGCGGCCGGCGGGTCAGCGCGGCGTGTCGAGCACGGGGGCACGGTCGGCGACGCGCGACACGCGCGCGACGACGAGCGCGCGCTCGTGCGCGGCGAGCAGCCAGCGCCACGCTAG